In the Chthonomonadales bacterium genome, CGAAGGAAGCCCTCGGCGACGGCGTGGTCCAGGAGCGCGAGCAGCGGCCCGAAGTACCCGGCGGCGTCAAGCACCGCGCAGGGCTTCGCGTGGATGCCAAGCTGCGCCCAGGTGAGCACCTCGCAGAGCTCCTCGAAAGTGCCCAGACCCCCGGGGAGCGCCGCGAATGCGTCGGAGAGCTCCGCCATCATCGCTTTGCGGACGTGCATGGACTCCACGATGCGCAGTTCCTGGAGGCGCCTGTGCGCGACCTCGTGGGCGACGAGGCTCCGCGGGATCACGCCGGTCACGTGCGCGCCGGACTCCAGGGCCGCGTCCGCCAGGACCCCCATCAGCCCGACCGCGCCGCCGCCATAGACGAGCCCCACGCCCTGGCGCCCGAGCTCGGCGCCCAGTGCCCGCGCCGCGTCCGCGTACTCGGGCCGGGCGCCCCGCGCCGAGCCGCAGAACACACAGAGTCGCCGCATCCTACCCTATCCTTCCGGCGGGCCAGACGGGCCGCCGTACACGTCGCGGAGTGTCTGGATGAGCTCGCGCAGCGGTGCGGGTGCGGCGACCTCGAACCTCAGCCGCTCGCCGCTAGTCGGATGGTCGAACGCAAGATGCCGCGCGTGCAGCGCCTGCCCATGCAGTGCCCCGACGGCCGCTTCGACGCGTGCGCGGCCGGCGCTCGGTACGCCCTGTGCGGGAACGCGGCGCTCGCCTCCATACTGCGGGTCGCCAACCACGGGGTGGCCGGCATAGGCGCAGTGGACGCGGATCTGATGCGTTCGGCCCGTCTGGAGGCGTGCCTGGATCCGTGAGAACGGTCCCAGGCGCTCCTCGACGATGATCTGCGTGACGGCCGGCCGGGCCGTCTGCCGCGGATCGGTCACGACGGCCATCTTCTTGCGGTCGCCCGGATGCCGTCCGATGGGCGCGTCGACCACGGCTCGCTCGAAGCGCGGGGACCCCCAGACGACCGCCTCGTAGCGCCGCTCTGCCGTGCGCGCCTCGATCTGGCGCTGCAGCGAGGCCCGGGCGTTCTCCGTCTTGGCCACCGCGAGCAGGCCCGAGGTGTCCTTGTCGAGCCGGTGAACGATGCCGGGCCGTGTCTCGCCGCCCACGCCAGCCACGCCGGGCGCGTGCGCCAGGATGGCGTTGGCAAGGGTCCCCGAGGGGTTGCCCGCTCCCGGGTGCACCACCATGCCGCGCGGCTTGTTCACCACCAGCAGGTCGGCGTCCTCGTAGACGATCGTGAGGGGGATCGGCTCCGGCGCCACATGGGGCGGACGCGGCTC is a window encoding:
- a CDS encoding TIGR00730 family Rossman fold protein translates to MRRLCVFCGSARGARPEYADAARALGAELGRQGVGLVYGGGAVGLMGVLADAALESGAHVTGVIPRSLVAHEVAHRRLQELRIVESMHVRKAMMAELSDAFAALPGGLGTFEELCEVLTWAQLGIHAKPCAVLDAAGYFGPLLALLDHAVAEGFLRPAHRALVRTAETAEGLLEELRGAWDGEAGPASGLGPIDA
- a CDS encoding RluA family pseudouridine synthase; translated protein: MHRWRVGPEAAGQRLDLFVAAGLGGSRAEAQKAISAGSVRVDGAVRPASHRLREGASVELEPAEPRPPHVAPEPIPLTIVYEDADLLVVNKPRGMVVHPGAGNPSGTLANAILAHAPGVAGVGGETRPGIVHRLDKDTSGLLAVAKTENARASLQRQIEARTAERRYEAVVWGSPRFERAVVDAPIGRHPGDRKKMAVVTDPRQTARPAVTQIIVEERLGPFSRIQARLQTGRTHQIRVHCAYAGHPVVGDPQYGGERRVPAQGVPSAGRARVEAAVGALHGQALHARHLAFDHPTSGERLRFEVAAPAPLRELIQTLRDVYGGPSGPPEG